A single region of the Microbulbifer sp. MKSA007 genome encodes:
- a CDS encoding glutathione synthase, which produces MKKSHPNAIQAANEAVEWGLAHGLAFKSSRGSASHVPFSLTPSTIALERFETLKKAVPLLGKLIHQVSEDHQFLHEAIRPVAHGDPFFGALLAMHGQIKNAPRLPLLIMRSDFMDDESQGPKLIEFNGIAAGMGPFGQRIYELHQFIRSQSPETYSDWPNTSNGQPIENPAIERLSQGLADATRAIKSEFGDGGSPTFLMVIQEHEDNVFDQHLLEYALAEKGIRTVRKTFCELKAGLVTGPNNRLLLQGVGPVDCVYLRAGYNYCDYVAKDLDSERCCETLMQSRILLESHRIAINATVSQQLATSKRVQMILSSMSVEMLTGFNVSQDEAVLIKSLLGDMQPISSETIEWFGQQNASKWVLKNQGEGGGHCVFGQDIKLKLKQLSVDEYPAWALMPRLSPPPRSNPALVVRDSELYLVGDLISEIGMFTVHFNGQPATSEQGFAGYLVRSKSSQEMEGGVHSGKGVLDSLIFNIA; this is translated from the coding sequence CCATCCAAACGCCATTCAGGCAGCCAATGAAGCGGTAGAGTGGGGGCTTGCCCATGGCCTGGCTTTCAAATCTAGTCGTGGCTCAGCGAGCCATGTTCCTTTTAGCCTTACCCCAAGTACTATCGCCCTGGAACGGTTTGAGACGTTAAAGAAAGCAGTACCCCTATTGGGAAAGCTGATCCATCAAGTCTCAGAAGATCACCAATTTCTTCACGAAGCTATCAGGCCTGTTGCACATGGAGACCCGTTTTTCGGTGCCTTACTCGCCATGCATGGTCAAATAAAAAATGCGCCCCGCCTCCCCCTCCTGATTATGAGAAGTGACTTTATGGACGATGAAAGCCAGGGACCAAAGCTCATTGAGTTCAATGGAATCGCAGCAGGAATGGGGCCCTTTGGGCAGCGTATTTACGAGTTGCACCAATTCATCCGCTCGCAAAGTCCTGAGACCTATTCCGATTGGCCCAATACTTCGAACGGCCAACCTATAGAGAACCCAGCAATTGAGCGACTCTCCCAAGGCCTTGCCGATGCGACAAGAGCCATCAAAAGCGAGTTTGGAGATGGTGGCAGCCCAACATTTCTAATGGTGATACAGGAGCATGAAGACAATGTCTTCGACCAACACCTTCTTGAATATGCCTTAGCTGAAAAAGGCATTCGTACGGTACGAAAGACCTTTTGTGAACTCAAAGCGGGCCTGGTAACAGGCCCCAACAATAGGCTCTTGCTGCAAGGAGTAGGCCCTGTAGATTGCGTGTATTTACGAGCCGGCTACAACTACTGTGATTATGTCGCCAAAGACCTGGATAGCGAGCGCTGCTGTGAAACACTGATGCAATCGCGAATTTTGCTTGAGAGCCATCGGATCGCAATTAATGCAACCGTAAGCCAACAACTGGCTACCAGCAAGCGTGTACAAATGATCCTTTCGTCCATGTCAGTAGAAATGCTAACCGGATTCAATGTATCCCAGGATGAAGCGGTTTTAATCAAGTCATTACTTGGCGACATGCAACCAATTTCATCAGAAACGATAGAATGGTTCGGTCAGCAGAACGCCTCTAAGTGGGTGCTCAAAAATCAGGGAGAAGGCGGCGGGCACTGTGTCTTTGGCCAGGATATCAAGCTGAAACTCAAACAGCTCTCAGTAGACGAATACCCTGCCTGGGCACTAATGCCACGCTTGAGCCCGCCCCCTAGAAGCAACCCCGCCCTGGTAGTCAGAGACTCTGAATTATATTTAGTAGGCGATTTAATCAGTGAAATAGGTATGTTTACGGTTCATTTCAATGGTCAACCAGCTACTTCAGAACAAGGTTTTGCCGGCTACTTAGTTCGAAGTAAATCCTCTCAGGAAATGGAGGGTGGCGTGCATAGTGGCAAGGGCGTTTTAGATTCACTGAT